In Bradyrhizobium manausense, the sequence GCCTCGATCGGCAGATAGTCGACGTCGTTCTTGAACAGATAACGCGCAGCATCGCGCGGCGACATCGCGATCTCAGGCATGTGCTCAGGCATGAACTGTCGCGCCTGAAGCGCGCTGACGTCGGCCGCGCGGAAGAAGCGGTGCATCTCGCCGCAGAGGTCGCGCAGCCGCACGCCGGCATAGCGCGTCTGCCGCCGCTGATAAAATTCAGGGATCGCGTCGGCAAGCAGCGCATTGTCATCGTGCAGCTTCTTGAAGGCGACCAGGCCGGAGATCAGCGTGCCGGCCTTGCTCGCCTCGACCCCGGGCGTGAGCAGGAAGAGCAGGGAGTTGAGGTCGTTCTTTTCAGGCACGATGCGGTTCTCACGCAAATACTGCGCGACGACAGGCGCAGGGATGCCGTGCTCGGCATATGTGCCGGTGGCGCGGTCGAAGCCGGGGGTGAGCAGCGTCAGCTTGTTCGGATCGGTCATGGCAAAGTCTTCGGCCATTCTGGGGAAGCCGTGCCAGTTGGTATCGAGCGAAAGCTGCCAGAGCGCGGAATTGGTTGCGAGCTCGTCGGTCGACAGCGTCTCCCAGGCGACGTTGTGCGCAGTGCCCGGACGGCTGACATCGGGGATGGCGACGCGATCGGGAACGAAGGGCTCGAAGAACCAGCGACGATCCGGATTCTGCTCTTTCTCCTCGAACTCCCGGCGCATCGCGCGGATCTTCTTGCGCAGCTCGATACCCAGGCGAATGGTGTCGTCCCACAGCACTTCGCCGGAGCGGCCCTTCATCATCTGCGCGCCAACATCGAGGGATGCGAACAGCGGGTAGAACGGCGAGGTCGAGGCGTGCTGCATGAAGCTTTCGTTGAAGCGGCGATGCTCGACCCGGCGCTTCTGGCCGCGGATGTGGCGGTCTTTGATATGAATCTGGGAAGCTTGCGAAAAGCTCGCGAGCTGCTTGTGCGTCGACTGCGTCGCGATGATGCCCGGCGCTTCCGGAGGAAGGTTGGCGAGCCCCATGGCGAAGCGGCCGGCATAGAGCGGATGAAACTTCATGAAGCCGGCCCAGGCCTCGTCGAACAGGATGTATTCGCAGAGATGGCCGATGCGCTTCAAGATCATTTCGGCATTGTGGATCGTGCCGTCATAAGTGCACTGCTCGACCACGGCGACGCGGAATGGGCGCTCCTTGCGCCAGGCGCCATTGTCCGTGACCAAGGGATGATTGCGGATCGCCTCGCGCAGCGCCTGCTCGTCGAGCAGGTCCCAGCGCATCGGGCCGATCAGGCCCCAGGCATTGCGGATGGTCGGCACATAGACCGGGATGCCGCCGCCGATCATCAGCGCGCCGTGATGGGCGGCCTTGTGGTTGTTGCGGTCGAACAGCACGAGGTCGCCGTCGGTGACGAGCGCGCCGAGCGCGACCTTGTTCGAGGTCGACGTGCCGTTGAGGACGAAATAGGTTTTTTCGGCGCCGAAGATCTGTGCGGCTTCCTTCTGCGCCCTCAGGGCGGGTCCTTCATGGGTGAGGAGGTCGCCGAGATCGAGAACGGAATTGTCGAGGTCGTCGCGGAATACGGATTCGCCGAGATGCTCGACGAAGACCCGGCCGATCGGGCTGCGGTTGTAGAATACGCCGCCATTGTGGCCCGGGCAGGTCCAAAGCTGGTTGCCTTCCTCGGCATAGTCCACCAGCGCGCCGAAGAACGGCGTCTTGAGCGTCTCGGCATATTGCTTCAGCCGGCTGATCAGATTCTTGGCGATGAAGGTCGGGGTTTCCTCGGAGAGGAAGACATACCCGTCGATGAAGTCGAGCACTTCGACCGGCAGATCCTCGAAGCGCTTGCGGCGAATCAGCAGGATGATCGGGAAGTCGAGGCCGCGGCGCCGCATCAGATTGATCAACGCCGAGGTCTTGCCCTCGAGACCCTTCTTGCCCCAGTCCACCACCATGCAGCCGATGGCGGCATCGGTCTGCACCGCGATCTCGGCATCTTCCAGCTTGCGGGCGCGGACCACCTCGAAGCCGGAGCGCTGGATTTCCTCGATGATCTGGTTGAAGCGGACACCTTCGAGGTCGTCGGCGTCGAAGACGGGTGCTGCGAACAGGAAGTTGAAGCGCTTGAAATAGTCCATGGCGTGTCCCGGATGTGCAGAGACGGACAGGTCTCTGCACATTCGATGACAGTTCTATGACGGTGACGCAGCGTCGCCTGCGGCGGGGATGCGAACGACTATCGCTTCGTCTCGCCGAATACCACCGTCGGTACCGCGCGGTTGACGACCTCGCGCAGTGCGAAGCTTGATTGCACCCGCGCGACGCGCGGCAGGCGCGAGAGCTCGGTGCGGTGGATACGCTCGAAATCCTGGATGTCGCGGGCGAGCACGATCAGGATATAGTCGTCGGTGCCCGACATCAGGAAGCAGCGAACGACGGAAGGACACTTCACCACTTCCGCCTCGAATGCCTTGAGGGCTTCGTCGCTCTGGCTCTCCAGCGCAATGCGCACCAGCACCGTCGTGGTGAGGCCGAACTGCGCCAGATCCAGTGAGGCCTGATAGGCCTGGATGTAGCCATCGTCCTCCAGCGTCTTCTGCCGCCGCGCCAGCGCGGTACTGGAGAGACCGACCTTGTTGGCCAGCTCGGTATGGCTGGCGCGCGCATTGGTCGTGAGTTCCGCGAGAATGGCGAGATCTTTCCGGTCGAGGGCCAAGGTTTCGTTTCCAGCGTGAAAGGGCACTTCCGCGACCGAAACCGGCGCGGAGACGCCAAAGCTAGCGGATATTTGCACGAAACCAAACCGGCCGCGTCGGTAGCATCTCCTGGTGAATCAAAAGGAGACGAGAATGCGTGTCGGTGTGCCCAAGGAGATCAAGGTGCAGGAATATCGCGTCGGGCTCACCCCGGGCGCCGTCCGTGAATATGTCGCAGCCGGGCACCAGGTGACGGTGGAGACCGGCGCGGGCCGCGGCATCGGCGCGTCCGACGAGGTGTATCAGCGGGCAGGGGCCTCCATCGCCGCGAGTGCGCGCGACATCTTCGCCAAGTCCGACATGATCGTGAAGGTGAAGGAGCCGCAGAAGAGCGAATGGGCCCAGCTCCGCGAAAACCAGATACTGTTCACTTACCTCCATCTCGCGCCGGATCCCGATCAGGCGAAGGGCCTGCTGGCCTCCGGCTGCACTGCGATCGCCTATGAAACCGTCACCGACGCGGCCGGTCACCTCCCCCTGCTTGCGCCGATGAGCGAAGTCGCCGGCCGCCTCGCCATCGAGGCCGCCGGCGCCGCGCTCAGGCGCACCACCGGCGGTCGTGGTCTGCTGCTAGGCGGCGTACCCGGCGTGCAGCCGGCGCGGGTCGTCGTGCTCGGCGGCGGCGTGGTGGGGACGCAGGCCGCACGCATGGCTGCGGGCCTTGGCGCCGAGGTCACCGTAATTGACCGCTCAATTCCGCGCTTGCGCGAGCTTGATGATCTCTTCGCCGGACGAGTTCGCACGCGCTTCTCCACGATCGAGTCCGTCGAAGACGAGGTGTTCGCCGCTGACGTCGTGATCGGCGCGGTGCTGGTGCCCGGCGCGAGCGCGCCAAAGCTCGTCACGCGCGCGATGCTGACATCGATGCGGCCGGGCGCCGTGCTGGTCGATGTCGCGATCGACCAGGGCGGCTGTTTCGAGACCTCGCATGCCACCACGCACGCGGAGCCGACTTATGAAGTCGACGGGGTGGTGCACTATTGCGTCGCCAACATGCCCGGCGCGGTGCCGGTGACGTCGAGCCAGGCGCTGAATAATGCGACGTTGCCGTTCGGCCTGATGCTCGCGAGCAAGGGCTTTGCCGCAGTGCTGGAAAATCCGCACCTGCGCAACGGGCTGAACGTCCATCGCGGCCGTATCACCAACAAGGCGGTGGCTGAGAGCCTCGGGCTGGAGTTTGCGCCCGTTGGGAGTGGGCTGGCGGCATGATAGGGCCGTCATTGCGAGCGTAGCGAAGCAATCCAGAATCCCTCCGCGGAAAGACTCTGGATTGCTTCGCTCCGCTCGCAATGGCGATGTCGTGAGACCTACGCCTTCGTCAGCCTGTACTGCCGCATGTCCGGGTCATGCGTCATGCGCCAATAGTCCACGAACCGCCACGGCATCGCCGAAAACACGCGGCCGCTCGAGTTGCGGTAGTAGGTGCTCATGCCCGGATGGGTCCAGATCATGGCCTCGTGCTCGGCATCGACCCTGCGGACGTAGTCGTCGAGCACGTCCGGGCGGACGTCGATGGCGGAGACGTCGTGCTCGATCATGCTGGCGAGGCAGGCAGAGATGTAGCGGCTCTGGCATTCCGACTGGAAGATGACGCTGCCGCCATGCGCCGGGCCGGAGTTCGGGCCGAGCATGCAGAAGAAGTTCGGGAAGTCCGGAATGGTGAGGCCGAGGAATGCAGTTGGATTGTCGTTGGCCCAGGCCTCGCGCAAATTCTTGCCGTCGCGGCCACTGATGTTGAGACGTGCCGCCATCTCCGTGACCTTGAAGCCGGTTGCGACGACGATAATGTCGGCGGGGCGGTGCTTGCCGTCGGCGGTGACGACGCCGCTTTCGTCGAAATGGTCGATCGCGTCGGTGACGAGTTCGACATTGTCCCGCGTCAATGTCCTGAACCACTTGTTGTCGAGCAGGATGCGCTTGCCGTACGGTGGATAGGTCGGAACGCATTTTGCGATCAGGTCGGGCCGGTCCTTCAACTCGGTGAGAATGAAGTCGGTCAGCTCCTGGCGATGCCGATCATTGCCCTTGTTGACGGCGCGATCCGGATGCGGCCAGGCTGGATCCTTGCGCAGGAACGGCAGCAGCCCGTCGCCATAGCGCCAGAACATGTTGAAGCGATACCACTGCACATAAAACGGCAGATGTGCGAGCAGCCAGCGTGCGCCTTCGGTGATGGGATCGGCATAGCCGTTCACCGGCCGCGCCCATTGCGCGCTGCGCTGGTAGACCGTGACCGAGGCAACGCGGCCGGCGATCGTCGGGACCAGCTGCATCGATGTCGCGCCGGTGCCGATCACGGCGACATGTTTGCCGTCGAGCTCGATGGTATCAGACCACAGCGCTGAGTGCAGGATTGTGCCTTTGAACTGCTCTTCGCCCTTGAAATGCGCGCGCGAGGGATCGTTGAGCTGGCCGATAGCTGAGACGAGCGCGGTGGATTCAAAGGTCTCTTCGCCGTTGCTGGTCTTCAGCGTCGAGATCCAGCGCCGCCTTTCTTCATCCCAGCGCGACGAGGTCAGCTCGGTGTTGACGCGCAGATGCTTTCGGATGCCGTATTCGTCGGCGACCTTCAGGAGATAGCCGAGCAGTTCCTCGCGCTGGCAGAAGTAGCGCGTCCAGGGGTTGCCCGAGCCGAACGAGTAGGAATAGGAATGGTTCGGGGTATCGACTCCGCAGCCGGGATAACGGTTGATCCACCAGGTGCCGCCCAGCTCGGCGTTCTTCTCGACGATGGTGTAGGGGATGCCGAGGTGGCCGAGCGCGACACCGAGCGCGATAGCGCAGACACCGGCGCCGACGATAAGCACATGCTGTTCGGCGAGCTTCTCGTCCGGGGGACGTTTGGTCCATCGCGCCTCGCGGGAGACAAAGCCCATCTCCTCGCGCATCAGCGGCGCATATTCCGGCGCGACGTTCTCGCCGAGGCAGGCCCGCATCATCTTGAGGAGCAGTTCTTCGCCGGGATCGGTGATCACGGGTGTCGGCGCGCCATCGGCAAACAGCTTGACCGCGGCGGCGCGGATCTCGTCCTGGATCTCGCGGGGCACGCCGGCTTCCGGATCCGGGATCAATCGGATGTCGCGCTTGGGCAAATAGGGCGGTTCGAGCCAGCGCGTATCGCCCGTCATGTGCACCAGCACCATTAACAGGCAGCGGATGTCGGCTTCCGCGATGGCCGAGGCGAGGTCGAGTGGCTTGCGGGGAGATTCGATGTTCATCGTCTTCTTCTGATCTCCGGCGATCCGGCAACGGACCTGCGGGCGACGGGCACGGTAGTCGACACCGATGGAATCGTCCATGCGGCCACCCCCGGCGCCGGCCCTCCGGTGCCCAAATAGGGCAGAAGAAGAAAACTATTGTCGGAGGATAATCTGGCGGAAGGAGTTTCCCCGCGACGGGGCAAAAAAGCCAATCGCTTCCATTGCCGTCTGGGGCCGAAACGACGACATTTCACCCAGAAATTGATGGATTGACGGCCATGGAACGCACTGGATTTGAGCCTTTCGGCGAGCAACTGGTGTCCACAACGGACACCCAGCCGCGGTCGCGTGCGTCAAAGATGCTGCTGCGGGCCGGCACCGGCCTGTTCTGGTCGCTGGTTGCCGCCATCGTTCTGGCGCGCGCCGCGTTCTTCGAGCCGGGCGTCTATGACAGCTTCAGCCACGTGGCCTCGATCGCCAAGAATCTGTTCTTCTAGAACCGACCTGCTGTCCTGCGCTTGATTATTCCGGGCTGAGGATAGAACTTCCCTCGGCCCTGATATGCCGAAAACTTATTCCCCAACCCGCGCGCCGTGCGTATAAATCTTTCTCCTCTGGGAGAGATTTGTGTCGCAGAATCAAGCATCCAGTCCGGCCGACGACAAGCCGACCACTGCCTTTAGCCGCATCGTTGCGCTGATTCCCGGCATCCTCCTGTGCATCGCGGTCGCTGGCGTCTCAGCCCTGCTGGAACGGGCCGAACTCGGCGTGTTCGAGCATCCCTATGTCGAAGCGCTGGTTATGGCGATCCTGCTGGGGATGGCCCTGCGCAGCTTCTGGAAGCCGGCATCCCGCTGGCAGGCCGGCATCGCCTTCAGCGCCAAGCAGCTGCTCGAAGTCGCCGTCATGCTGCTGGGGGCCTCGATCAGCTTTGCCGCCATCGCCGCCTCCGGAATTGCGCTTCTGGCATCGATCGCCGCGATCGTCGTGATCGCGCTCTGTATCTCCTTTGGCCTCAGCCGGATGCTTGGCCTGTCGACGCGGCTGTCCATCCTGATTGCCTGCGGCAACTCCATCTGCGGCAATTCCGCCATCGCGGCGGTGGCACCCATCATCGGCGCCAACAGCGACGAAATCGCGTCCTCGATCTCCTTCACCGCGATCCTTGGCGTGATGATGGTGCTGGGCCTGCCGCTTCTGATCCCGCTGTTGCAACTCTCCGCCACGCAATACGGCATCCTCGCGGGCCTGACTGTCTATGCCGTGCCGCAGGTGCTCGCGGCCACGGTGCCGGCGGGCCTGATCTCCACGCAGATCGGCACGCTGGTCAAGCTGATGCGTGTGCTGATGCTCGGCCCCGTGGTCGTCGGCCTCTCGCTGGTTGCCTCGCGCTGGCAGACCGGCGCCAAGAAAGCCAATGTCGGTTTCTTCCGCCTCGTCCCCTGGTTCATCCTCGGTTTCCTCGCGCTCGCGACCTTGCGGTCGCTCGAGATCGTGCCGGGCACCGTGGTTGGCCCGGTGACGAAGATCACGAGCTTCCTGACGGTGGTTTCGATGGCGGCGCTGGGCCTGGGCGTCGACGTGCGCGTGCTGGCCAACGTCGGGGGCAGGGTGACGGCGGCGGTGACGCTGTCGCTGCTGCTGCTGCTCGGCATCAGCATCACGCTGGTGCACTGGTTCAAGTAATCGCGCGCATGAATTGCGGCGCACTGCCGCTCTGGACTTCCCCTGCCAGACCGCTATTGGTTTTTGCCAATGTGGTTGGCCGCGAGCAAGCACGACCGATCCGAGAACAAGCGAGGACGCCGCCATGACGACACTGACCGTGAAAGACCTTCTCCCCGAGGATGGCACGAAGGGAACGCTGGTCGGCCGCGTCTGGCTGCCGCAGGCGAACGGTCCGGCCGTGGTCGCTGTGCGTGGCGACGGCGTCTTTGACGTCACCGCAAAGTTTCCGACCGTCAGCGCCCTTTGCGACGAGGACAACCCGGCCAAGGCGCTTGGCACAACCAAGGGCGAGCGTATCGGCGATCTCGAAGCGATCGTCGCCAACACGGCGCCTGATGGGCGCGATACGAAAAAACCCTGGCTGCTCGCGCCCGTCGATCTCCAGACTCTGAAGGCCGCGGGTGTCACCTTCGCGATCTCGATGCTGGAACGCGTGATCGAGGAGCGGGCCAAGGGCAATCCGGCTTCGGCCGAAGCGATCCGCAAGGAAGTGACGCGGCTGATCGGCGACGATCTGTCAAAGCTCAAGCCGGGCTCGGACCAGGCGATGCATCTGAAGCAGGTGCTGATCGACCAAAACGCCTGGAGCCAGTATCTCGAAGTCGGCATCGGCCCCGATGCCGAGGTCTTCACCAAGGCGCCGACCCTGTCCTCGGTCGGCACCGGCATGGATGCCGGGCTGCATCCGAAATCGACCTGGAACAATCCTGAGCCTGAGCTGGTGCTGTTCGTCTCCAGCCGTGGCAAAATCGTCGGCGGCGCGCTCGGCAACGACGTGAACCTGCGCGACTTCGAGGGGCGTTCGGCGCTGCTGCTATCGAAGGCCAAGGACAACAATGCGTCGTGCTCGATCGGTCCGCTGCTGCGCCTGTTCGATGATAGTTTCACGCTCGACGATGCACGCAAGCTCGACATCAGCCTGAACGTGAAGGGCACGGATGGCTTCGTGCTCGACGGCCATTCCTCGATCAGCATGATCAGCCGCGATCCGACCGATCTTGTCGCACAGACCATCGGCAAGGTGCATCAATATCCTGATGGTTTCGTGCTGTTCCTCGGTACGATGTTCGCGCCGGTCAAGGATCGCGATGCGCCGGGGCAGGGCTTCACCCACAAGCGCGACGACATCGTTACTATCGCCGCGCCTCAACTCGGCAAGCTCGTCAACCGGATGCGCACCAGCGATGAGTGCGAACCCTGGACGTTTGGCTTCAGTGCGCTGATGAAGAACCTCGCGCAGCGGAAGCTGATCTAGCTTCTTCGCCTCTCCGCCGCTCGTGCAGCGGGTCGCACGCGCAAGTTTCTATGATCGTCATGCCCGGGCTTGCCCCGGGCATCCACGTTCTTGGGCGCGCGAAGTCAGGCGTGGATGGCCGGGACAACTAGACCGGCCATGACGACAAGAGGCCGCGCTGCCTCACAAATTTTCCTTCATCTATAAATTGTATTTGTAGAATTAATCGTGCTTGGCGTGCCGTTCGCACGCCGTACCTGCGAGCTTGCGTTATTCGCCTGAATAGTCAGATAATATGACTATACGAGAGTGAACTTCCGTGAAATAGTCCCTCCCGCCGCCTCGAAGGCCGGCCTGAGGGTGTCATGATACCGATTGACGCCCCGGATAACACCTTGGGAGACACGCCTGATGACCCTCAAAGCCCTTTTTGCGGCCAGCGCCACGGCCGCGTTGTTGCTCGCATTGCCGGCCAATGCCGCCGAGCTCACCATCGGCTTCTCGCAGATCGGATCGGAATCCGGCTGGCGCGCAGCCGAGACGTCGGTCTCCAAGCAGGAGGCCACCAAGCGCAAGGTCAATCTCAAGATTGCAGACGCACAGCAGAAGCAGGAAAACCAGATCAAGGCGATCCGCTCCTTCATCGCGCAGAACGTGGATGCGATCTTCCTCGCGCCTGTCGTCGCGACCGGCTGGGATTCGGTGTTGAAGGAAGCCAAGGAAGCCAAGATTCCGGTCGTGCTGCTCGACCGAGACATCGATCCGTCGGGCAAGGACCTCTATCTCACTGCCGTCACCTCGGACAGCGTTCACGAAGGCGAGGTCGCCGGCGACTGGCTGGCCAAGACCGTCGGCGACAAGGCCTGCAACATCGTCGAATTGCAGGGCACGGTCGGCGCGAGCGTCGCGGCCAACCGCAAGAAGGGCTTCGACACGGCGATCGCCAAGCACGCCAATCTGAAGATTGTGCGCAGCCAGACCGGTGACTTCACCCGCGCCAAGGGCAAGGAAGTCATGGAGAGCTTCATCAAGGCCGAAAGCGGTGGCAAGAATATCTGCGCGGTTTACGCCCACAACGACGACATGATGGTCGGCGCGATCCAGGCGATGAAGGAAGCTGGCCTCAAGCCGGGCAAGGACATCCTCACGGTGTCGATCGACGCGGTTCCGGACATCTTCAAGGCGATGGTTGCGGGCGAGGCCAATGCCACGGTCGAACTGACGCCGAACATGGCTGGTCCGGCCTTCGATGCCGTTGCGGCCTTCAAGGCGAAGGGCACCGTTCCGCCGAAGTGGATCCAGACTGAATCGAGGCTGCTCACGGCCACCGACAATCCGCAGAAGGAATACGACAGCAAGAAGGGCCTCGGTTACTGAGGCGGGCGTCTTGCCGGACCACGTCTTGTGGTCCGGCAACCCCCTTCGCAATCGTTGCGCGAACGAATAGGCTGGGTATCCGCAGCATAAGCGGACGCCGGTGGGAGTGATGTCGTTATGGAGAATAGCCTTGATCCCGCTTCGGCCCTCCTGGAGGTGCGCGGGATCAGCAAGAGCTTCGGTGCGGTGCGCGCGTTGCAGGAGGTCGACTTCACGCTTCGCCCCGGCGAGATCCATGCGCTGCTCGGCGAGAACGGCGCCGGTAAATCCACGCTGATCAAGGTCGTCACCGGCGTCTTCCCGCGCGATGCCGGGGTTGTGAGGCTGGGCGGCGAAGAGGTCGCGCCGCGTTCGGCCAAGGCGGCGGTGCAGGCCGGCATTGCCACGGTCTACCAGGAAGTCAATCTTCTGCCGAACCTCTCGGTGGCGCAGAACCTGTTTCTCGACCGCCAGCCCATGCGCTTCGGCGTGGTGCGCGAGGGCGAGATGCGCCGCCGAGCAAAACAACTGCTCGCGGATTTCGGCCTCGACATCGACGTCGCGGCGCCCCTCGGCAATTATTCGGTGGCGATTCAACATGTCACCGCGATCGCGCGCGCCGTCGATCTCTCTGCGCGCGTTTTGATCCTGGACGAGCCGACCGCGAGCCTCGACCGTCACGAGGTCGAGGTTCTCTTTCGCATCATGCGCCAGTTGGCCAAGCGCGGCATCGGTATCGTCTTCGTCAGCCATTTCCTCGACCAGGTCTACGAGATCTCCGATCGCATCACCGTCTTGCGCAATGGCCGGCTGGTCGGCGAGCGCGAGACCGCCTCGTTGCCGCGGCTTGAACTGATCCGGATGATGCTTGGCCGCGAGCTGGCCGAGACCACCAACACACGGGCTGCGGCCGGCGAGCAGAAAGCGCGCGAGGTCTGCGCCAGTTTCGACAATTACGGCAAGGCCGGTTATGTCGCGCCGTTCAATCTCGAATTGCGCCACGGCGAGGTCGTCGGCCTCGCCGGTCTGCTCGGCTCGGGCCGGACCGAGACCGCGCGGCTGGTGTTCGGCGCCGAGCGAGCCGATGGCGGGCAGGCGAGGGTGGAGGGCGCGCCGGTGCGGCTCCAGTCGCCGCGCGACGGCGTGCGCCATGGCTTTGGGTATTGTCCGGAGGAGCGCAAGACCGACGGGATCGTCGCCGAGCTCACCGTGCGCGAGAACATCATACTCGCGCTTCAGGCCAAGCGCGGCCTGCATCGGCCGCTATCGCGTCGCGAGCAGGACGAGCTTGCAGGCCGTTACGTCAAGATGCTCGACATCCGTCCGCCCGATCCCGAGCGCCCCGTGGGCCTGCTCTCCGGCGGCAATCAGCAAAAGGTGCTGCTGGCGCGCTGGCTCGCGACGGCGCCGCGGCTCCTGGTGCTGGACGAGCCCACCCGCGGCATTGATGTCGGCGCGCATGCCGAGATTATCCGCCTGATCCGCGAACTCTGCGACGACGGGCTGGCGTTGCTCGTAATCTCCTCGGAGCTCGACGAGATCGTGACGTATTCAGATCGCGTGGTCGTGCTGCGCGATCGCGCCCATGTCGAAGAGCTCGCGGGCGAGGCGATCGACGTCACCAACATTCTCTCGGCCATCGCCGCCGATGGCGCGGCGATGCAAGAGGCCCGGGTATGACAGCGCTGTTGCCGCGTCGCGGCCTTGCCCAGATCCTCGCGCTGATTGTCATCCTCGCGGTCGACCGCCTGGTGTCGCCGCAGTTCTTCGATCTGCGCCTCCAGGACGGCCGCCTGTTCGGCAGCGTGATCGACGTGCTCAACCGCGGCACACCGGTGGCGCTGCTCTCGCTCGGCATGGTGCTGGTGATCGCGACGCGCGGCATCGATCTCTCCGTCGGCGCGGTGATGGCGATCTGCGGCGCGATTGCCGCAAGCCTGGCCGACAGCCACAGTTTGCCGGTGGTGCTGGCGGCGGCGCTCGGTGCGGGTTTGATCTGCGGACTGTGGAACGGCTTCCTCGTCGCCGTGCTCGGCATGCAGCCGATCGTGGCGACGCTGATCCTGATGGTGGCGGGGCGCGGCATCGCGCAGCTCATCACCGAAGGCCGTATCGTGACCTTCACCTCGCCGGATCTGGTCTGGCTCGGCAATGGCGCCATTCTCGGCGTGCCGGTGCCGATCGCGATTGCGCTCGGCATGCTGATCCTGACCGGCGCCGTTGTGCGCGGCTCGGCCCTCGGACTTCTGATCGAGGCAACCGGCGGCAACGCGCGGGCGAGCGAGCTTGCAGGCGTCGGCACGCGCGCGATGATCCTGGCAGTCTATGTCTGGTGCGGCGTCTGCGCCGCGCTCGCCGGCGTGATCGCGGCAGCCGACATCATGGGCGCCGATGCCAACAATGCCGGCCTCTGGCTCGAGCTCGATGCCATT encodes:
- the ytfQ gene encoding galactofuranose ABC transporter, galactofuranose-binding protein YtfQ, which encodes MTLKALFAASATAALLLALPANAAELTIGFSQIGSESGWRAAETSVSKQEATKRKVNLKIADAQQKQENQIKAIRSFIAQNVDAIFLAPVVATGWDSVLKEAKEAKIPVVLLDRDIDPSGKDLYLTAVTSDSVHEGEVAGDWLAKTVGDKACNIVELQGTVGASVAANRKKGFDTAIAKHANLKIVRSQTGDFTRAKGKEVMESFIKAESGGKNICAVYAHNDDMMVGAIQAMKEAGLKPGKDILTVSIDAVPDIFKAMVAGEANATVELTPNMAGPAFDAVAAFKAKGTVPPKWIQTESRLLTATDNPQKEYDSKKGLGY
- a CDS encoding sugar ABC transporter ATP-binding protein gives rise to the protein MENSLDPASALLEVRGISKSFGAVRALQEVDFTLRPGEIHALLGENGAGKSTLIKVVTGVFPRDAGVVRLGGEEVAPRSAKAAVQAGIATVYQEVNLLPNLSVAQNLFLDRQPMRFGVVREGEMRRRAKQLLADFGLDIDVAAPLGNYSVAIQHVTAIARAVDLSARVLILDEPTASLDRHEVEVLFRIMRQLAKRGIGIVFVSHFLDQVYEISDRITVLRNGRLVGERETASLPRLELIRMMLGRELAETTNTRAAAGEQKAREVCASFDNYGKAGYVAPFNLELRHGEVVGLAGLLGSGRTETARLVFGAERADGGQARVEGAPVRLQSPRDGVRHGFGYCPEERKTDGIVAELTVRENIILALQAKRGLHRPLSRREQDELAGRYVKMLDIRPPDPERPVGLLSGGNQQKVLLARWLATAPRLLVLDEPTRGIDVGAHAEIIRLIRELCDDGLALLVISSELDEIVTYSDRVVVLRDRAHVEELAGEAIDVTNILSAIAADGAAMQEARV
- a CDS encoding ABC transporter permease, producing the protein MTALLPRRGLAQILALIVILAVDRLVSPQFFDLRLQDGRLFGSVIDVLNRGTPVALLSLGMVLVIATRGIDLSVGAVMAICGAIAASLADSHSLPVVLAAALGAGLICGLWNGFLVAVLGMQPIVATLILMVAGRGIAQLITEGRIVTFTSPDLVWLGNGAILGVPVPIAIALGMLILTGAVVRGSALGLLIEATGGNARASELAGVGTRAMILAVYVWCGVCAALAGVIAAADIMGADANNAGLWLELDAILAVVIGGTSLFGGRFSLVLAVLGALIIQTMNTGILLSGYPPEFNLLVKAVVVLAVLLLQSPKLPGFAGIMARLRGTKP